ACGGTAggttaaatatgaaataaatagaTTAGGTGTTAGTTAAGTTAAGgcatttaataagatagatatatgaGGTCCATATTAAAAATTTCACCTAGCAAAAGtcacaatgtttctgttttaataagatagatacttaGAGGTTTGATCCAAGGCATATGCTTAATGGAGATTGGAATCTTCATTGGAGTTGATTTTTGAAAGAATATGCTAAATAATATGCTAAAATCAGAATTCGTGTATACCTTATGTGTGTTTGAATTGTAAAGATCCTCAATCTATGTTTGGGACAGGCAAATAATAGATATGGAGATGTTTGAAAACTTGGACTATCCTTTTATCTGACGTTACAAATGTTAGGACAAAAATGGCTTAGATATGTGATCAGAATGGTTAGGTTACCGTACATCTGAACGTACATGAGAGACGTGAGTGAGTTGAAAAAGTtgatctaactttttttttctctctctttgaaaTAAAAGTGGAGACAAAGTTAAAATCGGTGGTCTCTTATTGAAAAAGTTTGGGGGCTCTAAAGTAAGTTAAATCTACTGAAAACATGCCATGTCTATAAGAAAACAAACACATGAGATCATATTAATCTGTGGGTAGGTATAATTTATATCCATGTGTCAAAACTGTAGAACAGAATATACATAGGCTAGATGGAAGCTATTGGTTAtgtatttgaataaattttaaagttaaggTAAGTTATACTATTAGATTCGTGATTgtgaaatgtttttaaaatcatatgttatTCAGTAAACGGAATCAAAAAAGGGATATAACATAATTTTGTATGAAAACCCATCAAATATACattgatttattaatttatattcgTTTTCAAATCAGTTAAAGATGTTTTAAGATAATCATccaatgttgacaaaaaaaaaagataatcatCAAATAATACCTTGTATATCTcaaggtaatttttttaaaaaatagtactATCATTTATCATGTTCTCTTCATTATCATTATTCGTGTGAATATTAGATAATCCCATAgaagtatattaaaaaaagaacaatatagcaacttattttattgataaagcaaaaaaaaaaaaacagagtacaaGCTTTCTCACACCCTTTTACACATCccagaaggaaaaaaaaccCGTAAAAGGTGGAAAAGATCGTTATACTCTACACTAACGTCTACCCTAAAGACTTATCAGCATGCAAGCCAAAATTCAcagaaagtaaaaacaaaaaaaaaacaaaaacaaaaagctcATAGCCAAAGAAGAAACCATCCAGCTTGGCATCATCAAGCTCTTTTATTTAGCTATGCGTTCTTCCAGAAGAGTCTCCTGTGTAGGGCGGAGTTTACaaagccagaaccccacaaatTTACATGCCGACACACACCTGTTAGACCGCGATAAGCACTACTACTGATAGATTACTCTTTTATTACTACTACTCCATtactactttttatttattctcttCGTTTCACTCTTATTATATGTAATCCGAATCTCTCTCCAAACACACAATTCTTTTAGATGAATCTCTCCTCTGCTTCTCCTGCTCTCTGAATCCATGGGTGTCCTgcaataattaatttaaaaataacttagtaaataaattaatttttttattgattcaAATTTACTGAAAATCCGGATCAATGACAGTAAATTCGggatttgttaaaaaaatgaaacaaaaatgtgaatttatttttaaagataaatgtaaaaaaacaaaacatagaaaCTTACGGAGAGCTTGTTCGGCCGAGAATCTTCGAGAAGTATCCTTACAAATCATCTTCCTCAAGAAATCTTTAGCCATCGACGAGACTCCCCTGAACACCTTCGGCGGAAACCTCAGGTTCCCTCTGAGCACCGCCTCGAAAATCTCCTCCGCCGTCTCCCCGTAAAAAGGCGGAGATCCGGCTAGCATCGTGTACAGAACAACCCCAGCGCTCCACAGATCAACCTTCTCCCCGTACGAGTACCCCATCAGAACCTCGGGAGCCACGTAGTACGGCGTCCCCACAACACCTTCCGTAGTCTCTCCCTCACCCAACCAAACCCCGGACCCGAAATCGCAGATCTTAACCGTATCGTTCCTCAGATCAACGAGAATATTCTCCGGTTTAATGTCCCTGTGAACGACGCCGTACCGGTGGCAATGCGCGAGGCCCTGGAGGATCTGTTTCGCGAACGACGCCGTTTGGGACTCGGAGAAGGTTCCTGAGGAAACTAAACGGTCGTAGATCGAGACGGAGGGGTCGACCAGCTCCATGTAGATGGAGAGAGAGGAGTCGGTGTCGACTAGATCGTGGATTTGGACGATGTTGGGGTGAAATGAGAGGAGAGCCATGAGTTTGGGCTCGTTGTCGATGCATGCGCGGTCGAGATCGTCGGTGAGGGAGCTCTTCTCGATGGTTTTGCAGGCGTAGAAATCGCCGGTGGCCGGAGCGTAGACGCGCGTGACGGTGCCGAAGCGTCCGCGACCGATCTCTTCGCAGATCTGGTACTTGTCAAccttgttgttgtggttgtgTTGTCCGAGTGTTTGGCTGTAAGTCATagtatttgatttttgttttggtggtggttgtgttgttgttgtgttgTTGAGTTGtgtttaagaagaagaagagtcttTGAGTCGGCTGTACGTTATTAATAGCCTAAATTCTTAAGGAATATTCTTTTTTATGcctacagttttttttttcttttccattagATACGATTTTCTGTTAAACTTtctttttattacttttgtatttttagtcaTTTTACTATCATTCTCTATTTGAAAGTCAATTTATATTGTCGGTGTAATTTCCTTATGTTGATATGTAAAATCAGGTATGTTTAGATGTTTACTTGGAGAAGGTTTGTAATACTATATTCATACTTATTAACATATTCATACGGAATTTCAATCACTTGTTATATTCTAACAATATGTTgacaaaagagaaaagaaatatcatttatatattttaaattggttCTGTAAGCTggcagaaaataaaaaaatgattttgtggTTATGAAggaattaatttataatagttatgatattaaattattttatctgaTAATTCTTTAGTTAAATGAAGAGTTAACTAGCTCAATATACCAAAACAAACCCAAAATTAATGATCTACCATGTACAGTGTAAAATTGGGCCGAGAAAATAAAGTGGTGCTAGCGAAAATACCGAAAAACCCTTTTCGACAAAACTATTATGTTAGGTTAGTGGAGCTCGGGTCGGGGGGGGGGGAAGCGGAGTCGAGCGTAGTGAATTGAGCGGAGGCGGCGATTGAGACGACTGAGACGGCGTGAGCTAGTCCCTACTTCTTTTTCTCCTCTCAAATCCTTCCCTCTTattaaaactaaaccctaaccccccTATGGATTTATAAACCCTTTGGAGACGAAGCGGTTCGAGCGGCGGCCGGAGAAGTCGGAAAAGTCGGACTTGAGATGACGGCGCGGGGGTGGGAAGGGACGCGCTGCGGGAGCCATCGACAGTGGTCGGGGTTGAGTTGTCGGGGGCTCCGGGGATGGGTGTTGGTGGTCATGGACGTCGGGGTAGGGAAGAGCGGAGGGAGGACAGAGAGGTCTCGATGTGGAGAGGAGCTCGGGGGCGGAGCTGGGCGTCGAGAGATCTCGGCCGCCAACGATCTCGGTGGGTGTTGGTGGTCATGGAAATTGGGGAGGCTTGACGGGGGTGGAAGTCGGGGTAGGCTTGACGGCGGAGGAGTTTGATGGAGATTTGAAAGCGGTGGAGTTTGATGGAGGATTTACGGTGGTAAAAACCAGAGAAGGTTTGAAGGTGGAGGAAAGGAAGCAAGCGGAGGAgagaaagaaggagaaggaagaaaCATAATAGGGATATAGTGGTCTTTCTGTTTTGTTATACAGTGGATTATAGTTGCATATGGTATATACCTAATTATGACATATGTTATGGGTAGACAATGCAAATATACTTAAATGAATGGGCAATTTAATAGTTCGTTGTAAGGTAATAACTAAACCGTTTGGAATGACATGGTTTTTATTTGGTAAGAAATctttagttttaaaacaaaacatttgtATTGAAAAGTCTAtagtatttaataaataatgttCAGTCGGGATCTTTATACATATTCTTCTTTCTAGAACTTTGACTTGATGATGATGTATATAGAGAAATTAGAAAACGGCATAAGTCACACATATGGTTTTAGTTACAAGTGTAATTAAGTATAGTTTTTAGTTTGACCTCTGATAGTTTCATAGAATCATATTTGAATGTTTCATGTTCTCTTTTCCTATTTGCATGCCTTTGTGACTTTGTCCTTGGTTTATTTAGTAATTATAGTTATACCATGTTGTTATTCTATAGTTAATTAGTTGTGTGTCGCAGATCCTTTGCTCACTAGAGGTTTGTAGGTATGTCATGTCTCACACCACCCTCGCTTGTctctactttttatttttctgttattGCTTTCCACATCATTTACTCTACACAAgtgtaaagattttttttttgttaactagaGAGAAAATGGTTATAAACAAATAGATGGAGTGGTTAATAAAAAGGGTGAGAGAAATAAATTTGTAAAGTTAATTATCATGAAAATCGTGTCTATTTCTTGAAACATTAAATGTGATTTTGGTTGTGCGACACCTTTTTGGATGTTGCACAGAGGAATCAGAATCCATTTCGTAACAACCAAACCAAGCAAACAGAAACAATTCTCAGACGCATTCTCAAATACTTACTACACAACATATCACACGTAAATTAAACATGCAAACTAAGTTTTATAGATTCCGTAGGGGTTACCTGACCACCGTTATCTCCAAAAAAGTTAGGCTCCCCCCTCTATTAGTcctaaaacaaaacattttatatGGGAAGTATAACTGGcccaaaaagaaacaaagcccaaatataaataacaaagaCTTCGTCAATGCGcaaaaataagaagaaagatGGCCCAAGTTGTTGCAATGGAATAATATATGATAGAAGCCATTTCCCGTATAACGTAGTCTGTTAATCGTTCACAATGATATTCGAACTCGTAACCTCCCGCTCCGGAGGCGAGCGCCTTATCCATTAGGCCACGCGAACTTAATTGCTATACCCAAAGCAGTCTTGATTCGccgaactctctctctctcactcactcgTTAATTGCTCCGCTTCTGTCTGTGCCCTACCGGCTTCTTCCTCGCGATATCGACTACGTCAGTTCCCCTTCCTACTCCTCCACCATCATGGCTTCCGCAGTTTCCAACGCGTTTCGTTACCCTCCTCCTCTGATTGGTCATCGGAGCTTCAATTCTACTCTTCGAGCTCCCAAGTCGCCGTCTTTGGTCAGGTAGTTTCTTTGTCGGCTTTTGAAAATTGAAGGAACATAGCTGGTGGATACACTTCTTGTCTGACTTTAGTGATATGCCTTTCATCTCTATTACTTGCTTAGCATCCGTATTATTGATTAGCTGTTAATCAGCTTCTAAGCTGTAAGCTTTTCTTACAATTTGGGTACAAAGTTTATAACTTTTTAGCGAAGTTTAATTTGTTGTGCTGAACTCTGTCCAGACCATTTCCTTATTTGTAATAATGAAAATGTATCAGGCTTCTTCCTAGAAGGGTGTTGCAGAGCAGGATTGTGATACGTGCTGCTTCGTCTTCTGCTTCTGCTGGAAATCCACAGTCTGATGGTGACTTTAACCCATATGAGGTGATTGATTGATTCATCCCTCTGAAAAGGActtgtcttttcttttactAGTCATTTGTGTGtgtgcctctctctctctctctctctctctctctcgagacGTGACTTGAGTGGGATACTTTCTCAGGTTCTTGGTGTTAACCCAATAGAGGGATTTGACAAGATCAAACAGACTTACGGAAGAAAACTCAAAGAAGCTCAGAGGAGTGGTGATGAAGCCACTGCTGCTCTAGTAActtgcctctctctctctctctctctctctctctctctctctctctttttggtttccttttattctttttgtgCTAACACgtctctattttatttatttttcctgTTGATAGCTTGAGAAAGCATATGATAAGCTCATGTATTCCCAGTTAATGAATAGGAAAAAGGGTGTGACTTTCGGCTCGTTTAAGGTGTTTATTGTTTCCCCTTTCTTGCCATATGCCGTCTTGAACttccttttcttaaatcctGGGTGAAATTTCTCATAATTCAGGTTTCCAAGGACATTAGATATGCTGATAAGCAGCCGATGATACCATGGGGTCCAAGGTAAGAGATTCTTTGTGAGtttattcatattatttatGCTTCATCCTTCAAAAGCACCTTATATCTTGTTTTACAGGTATTCCAAGTCCCCCAAGAACGCTATGTTGATCAACCTAGCAATAGCAGCTGTGTTTGTAAGTTACTTTGGAAGCATGAGGTTTTGAGGATTATGTTGCTCCCTTCACAATCATATATGAATATATCTATTTGCCTCTGTTTCTCGCCTTTTTTGTTTGCAGAGTGCATGGATTGCCATAAAACGTAATGTTGAATACAAACCGCTGCAGTTCATGTCCTTTGTGTTTGTCTACAGAATTTTTGAGAAACTAAAATCCTTTGAAGGACCTTCAACTCCAACATATAACGTgagttttggaaaaaaaacaattgaagcCACTTTATTGTGTAATGTAGTAGAGAGACACATGGTGGCTCTTATAGTCCTGATTAGCATTCATTGTTGACACTGGCTGTAGGAGGAAGGCGAAGAGAACGGACGAGGATTGAAAATGGGAAAGAGGCTTCTTCGGTCTCTTTCATTAGTTTTCGGTTCTATACTTGTGGCTTCCTTGGTATGTCAAAAAAATCTATCTAGACTCCTCTGTTTTATTTGTACTATAGCTGCTTACTAGTTTCCATTTTATCAAAGAAAGCTGCTTATGTGATATAACTACAGTTCATAGTGTCAAAAacattatttagttttttgGATTATCATGATTGTTATGTATAGTTTATTGGATAttcttttatttgattatattcTACTTTTAACTCTTAGTAAATCATGCTTTGTTTGCAGGCTTACACTGGGATCTTAAATGTTATTGAGTACATGGGTAGCTCCATACCCATAGTACTTTACAATAACCAGGTTAGTGTTCTTGCTTAACTCCTATCTCTTTTACTTTTTAGCTTGGATCTTCATCCCTTAGTTTAGTCCCACGCAAAATGATCATTCTGGTTGAGGATCATTAGGTCAATAGCTGGCTTAAGCCTCAACAAAAAAACAACTCTAGTTGATTAGGTTGTACATGATTGTGCTGTTGATCCGTATTATGTTTCACTTGTCACATCTATAGGTATTTTGGTATGTGTACTTTTATTGATATGAGAACTAGATGCACAACTTTTAGGCATGAAATGAGAACTTCCATGTTGGACAAGAACTAAATCAACAATGCTGACGTTAATACCCGGATTGCAGGAACTTATAGTGACGGCCTCGTCGGCTTTGATGCTCTATGTCATAGCGTCGTATTACAGATAATGCGAGAGAGATCACAAAGAGCTTGCTTTGATCTACCAGGAGGTTTTTTATTTTGAGAAGTTTTTGATGTGTAGTCTGTGGCTGCTAGATGTTTAACAATTTGAGATGAAGTTCTCTTTTCTTGGGAGAGATTGgattttttatctttataatatCTTATTGTGGAATCAAGTAAAAGACTAGTTGTTGAAAAGTTTTGTTTCGAAATGTGTGATTGGTTCTATTAGAAAAAGTGCCAGGCGGCTTAGACTGAATTCGAAAACAActaatatgaattatatatatatattactttcaAAGTTATATACACATAAATAATCTCATATTAACAAggaaacaaacaaataatagtTCACACGATTTGGTTTGTCTACTTTAAATAGAGAGACGATGAAAAGGAACGGTTCAAAGGTGGGAAAAAAAATCTGATAGGGAAGGAGACGTGAGTCGTGACGATGCATGAGTAGGAAAGCCACGTAAGAGCTGACTCAGTCTCTATCACTGTCAcgtctctataaatagagagatGTGCGTAGTTACAGCTGCTCCACACTAATTTCATTACCAAATGTATTGAAGAGTGGGTGAGTTACGTCTGCTAAATTGTACGCCTTTCTTTTACGAAGAACTTGGTATGTTCCTTCTActtttctcctcctccttctatTCGAGATATAAACAAATTTTAGCTGTTTTGAGATT
The Raphanus sativus cultivar WK10039 chromosome 1, ASM80110v3, whole genome shotgun sequence DNA segment above includes these coding regions:
- the LOC130509181 gene encoding phosphoenolpyruvate carboxylase kinase 1, producing the protein MTYSQTLGQHNHNNKVDKYQICEEIGRGRFGTVTRVYAPATGDFYACKTIEKSSLTDDLDRACIDNEPKLMALLSFHPNIVQIHDLVDTDSSLSIYMELVDPSVSIYDRLVSSGTFSESQTASFAKQILQGLAHCHRYGVVHRDIKPENILVDLRNDTVKICDFGSGVWLGEGETTEGVVGTPYYVAPEVLMGYSYGEKVDLWSAGVVLYTMLAGSPPFYGETAEEIFEAVLRGNLRFPPKVFRGVSSMAKDFLRKMICKDTSRRFSAEQALRHPWIQRAGEAEERFI
- the LOC130509199 gene encoding protein CHLOROPLAST J-LIKE DOMAIN 1, chloroplastic, giving the protein MASAVSNAFRYPPPLIGHRSFNSTLRAPKSPSLVRLLPRRVLQSRIVIRAASSSASAGNPQSDGDFNPYEVLGVNPIEGFDKIKQTYGRKLKEAQRSGDEATAALLEKAYDKLMYSQLMNRKKGVTFGSFKVSKDIRYADKQPMIPWGPRYSKSPKNAMLINLAIAAVFSAWIAIKRNVEYKPLQFMSFVFVYRIFEKLKSFEGPSTPTYNEEGEENGRGLKMGKRLLRSLSLVFGSILVASLAYTGILNVIEYMGSSIPIVLYNNQELIVTASSALMLYVIASYYR